GTGAAGAAGTCCTCGGCGATGGCGTTCGGGTGCGTCGCCAGGGGGGTCACGCGCACCTTCATGTACGGGAACATCGGGAAGCCGGAGAGGATCGCGTGCAGCTCGTCGTGGGAGTCCACGTCGAACACGGAGTGGTTGGCGTACTCGCCGACGATCCGCCAGATCCCCTTCATCACGCCGCGGCGCTGCAGGTCCCCGGAGTACTCCTTCTCCCGGGCCTGGAAGCCGGCCTTCGTCTCGTCGCTCATGGTCTCCGGGAACGTCACGTCCATCCGGGCGAGGAACAGCATGGGGGT
The sequence above is a segment of the Micrococcus endophyticus genome. Coding sequences within it:
- the catC gene encoding muconolactone Delta-isomerase, translated to MLFLARMDVTFPETMSDETKAGFQAREKEYSGDLQRRGVMKGIWRIVGEYANHSVFDVDSHDELHAILSGFPMFPYMKVRVTPLATHPNAIAEDFFTTAEDRAAL